The following proteins are encoded in a genomic region of Saccharopolyspora antimicrobica:
- a CDS encoding UDP-N-acetylmuramoyl-L-alanyl-D-glutamate--2,6-diaminopimelate ligase, translating to MRAQGVPVACRDVPSAVATAPPRPSHVEPVEIEKLADSVGARVLRVPGRSADPVPVSGATLRAQHVRPGDLFAALPGTRVHGADFAQGAIEAGAVAVLTDQAGVDRAGLAEHPAVLDGSVSVLVHDDPRGVLGTASALIYGDPSSKLKILGVTGTSGKTTTSYLLESALQAAGFCTGLVGTVETRIAGERLDSAFTTPEAPDLQALLAVMVEHGVTFVPMEVSSHALAMGRVSGTRFAVGAFTNLSQDHLDFHRDMEDYFQAKALLFDGRAEHEVVCVDGEWGRRLVKDGTVTVSTEGSASWSATDVQAFATGEQTFTAHGPDELKLHVRLRLPGPFNVANALLAIGALHAAGVPTWAIERGLAEVDVPGRMERVALGQDFTAVVDYSHKPGAVAAVLDAARAQVDGDVIVVLGCGGDRDTAKRPLMGEAAARRSELLIVTDDNPRTEDPAEIRAAMLAGAEEVPAGERGEVIEIGDRRAAIAAAVERAGSGDIVVVAGKGHETGQEVAGVVHPFSDREELAAALRHRLRDPEGTDVRRGQVNEEA from the coding sequence TCCCTGGTCGCAGCGCTGATCCAGTGCCGGTGTCCGGGGCGACGCTGCGTGCTCAGCACGTCCGGCCCGGCGATCTGTTCGCCGCCCTGCCCGGCACTCGCGTGCACGGTGCCGACTTCGCGCAGGGCGCGATCGAGGCAGGCGCTGTGGCGGTGCTCACCGATCAGGCCGGCGTCGACCGTGCCGGGCTCGCCGAGCACCCGGCGGTCCTCGACGGCAGCGTGTCCGTGCTCGTGCACGACGATCCGCGCGGCGTGCTCGGGACCGCTTCGGCGCTGATCTACGGTGACCCGTCGAGCAAGCTCAAGATCCTCGGCGTCACCGGGACCTCGGGCAAGACCACCACGTCCTACCTGCTGGAGTCCGCGCTGCAGGCCGCCGGGTTCTGCACCGGGCTGGTCGGCACCGTCGAGACCCGCATCGCCGGGGAGCGGCTGGACAGCGCGTTCACCACTCCGGAAGCTCCCGACCTGCAGGCGCTGCTCGCGGTCATGGTCGAGCACGGGGTCACGTTCGTGCCGATGGAGGTCTCCAGCCACGCGCTGGCCATGGGCCGGGTGTCCGGCACCCGGTTCGCCGTCGGGGCCTTCACCAACCTCTCCCAGGACCACCTGGACTTCCACCGGGACATGGAGGACTACTTCCAGGCCAAGGCGCTGCTGTTCGACGGCCGCGCCGAGCACGAGGTGGTCTGCGTCGACGGCGAGTGGGGCCGCCGGCTGGTCAAGGACGGCACGGTCACGGTGTCCACCGAGGGCAGCGCGAGCTGGTCGGCCACCGACGTGCAGGCCTTCGCCACCGGTGAGCAGACCTTCACCGCGCACGGCCCCGACGAGCTCAAGCTGCACGTCCGGCTGCGGCTGCCCGGCCCGTTCAACGTCGCCAACGCGCTGCTGGCCATCGGCGCCCTGCACGCGGCGGGCGTGCCGACCTGGGCCATCGAGCGCGGGCTGGCCGAGGTCGACGTGCCCGGCCGGATGGAGCGGGTCGCGCTCGGGCAGGACTTCACCGCCGTCGTCGACTACTCGCACAAGCCCGGCGCGGTCGCCGCGGTGCTCGACGCGGCGCGCGCGCAGGTCGACGGCGACGTGATCGTCGTGCTGGGCTGCGGCGGCGACCGCGACACCGCGAAGCGGCCGCTGATGGGCGAGGCCGCCGCCCGGCGCTCCGAGCTGCTGATCGTCACCGACGACAACCCGCGCACCGAGGATCCCGCCGAGATCCGGGCCGCCATGCTGGCCGGCGCCGAGGAGGTGCCCGCGGGCGAGCGCGGCGAGGTGATCGAGATCGGCGACCGGCGCGCGGCCATCGCCGCGGCGGTCGAGCGCGCCGGGTCCGGCGACATCGTGGTCGTCGCAGGCAAGGGCCACGAGACCGGGCAGGAGGTCGCGGGCGTGGTGCACCCGTTCTCCGACCGGGAGGAACTGGCCGCCGCGCTCCGCCATAGGCTTAGGGACCCAGAAGGGACCGATGTTCGTCGGGGGCAGGTCAACGAAGAGGCGTAG
- a CDS encoding UDP-N-acetylmuramoyl-tripeptide--D-alanyl-D-alanine ligase — protein MIRLSLADIARAVGGGLHRAEGSEIVSAGVEFDSRKIETGGLFVAVPGERVDGHDFAARAVADGAVGVLAAREVEAPAVLVPPIPAAERSGALALAGDADGSGAAVLAGLAKLARYVVDRLPQLAVVGVTGSSGKTSTKDLIAQLLEPMGPTVAPPGSFNNELGHPWTVLRADERTKHLVLELSARGVGHIANLCQVAPPRIGVVLNVGHAHLGEFGSQEAVAQAKGELPESLPADGVAVLNGDDPLVAAMAERTKARVVLVGERPDAHVRAEDIEVDEQARPTFTLVTAEGSARVTLPLFGEHHVGNALAAAAVALELGATIDEVAERLSSVRRVSARRMEVSETSDGVTVVNDAYNANPESVRAALKTLAAMTRGRPGRAWAVLGPMAELGEADVEAHDEIGRLAVRLNIDRLVVVGEQAQAMHQAATLEGSWGEESVLVPDVDAAVALLRAELRPGDVVLTKASNSAGLWRVADALLTGGETA, from the coding sequence TTGATCCGGCTCAGCCTCGCTGACATCGCGCGTGCGGTGGGCGGCGGGCTTCATCGTGCGGAAGGCTCGGAGATCGTCAGCGCGGGCGTCGAGTTCGACTCCCGCAAGATCGAGACCGGCGGGCTGTTCGTGGCCGTGCCGGGCGAACGGGTCGACGGGCACGACTTCGCCGCGCGGGCGGTGGCCGACGGTGCGGTCGGCGTCCTCGCCGCGCGCGAGGTCGAGGCACCGGCGGTGCTCGTGCCGCCCATCCCCGCCGCGGAGCGCTCGGGCGCGCTGGCGCTGGCCGGCGACGCCGACGGCTCCGGTGCCGCGGTGCTGGCCGGGCTGGCGAAGCTGGCCCGGTACGTGGTCGACCGGTTGCCGCAGCTCGCCGTGGTCGGCGTGACGGGCTCGTCCGGCAAGACGTCCACCAAGGACTTGATCGCGCAGCTGCTGGAACCGATGGGGCCGACGGTCGCGCCGCCCGGCTCGTTCAACAACGAGCTCGGGCACCCGTGGACCGTGCTGCGCGCCGACGAGCGGACCAAGCACCTGGTGCTGGAGCTCTCCGCGCGCGGCGTCGGGCACATCGCGAACCTGTGCCAGGTCGCGCCGCCGCGCATCGGCGTGGTGCTCAACGTCGGGCACGCGCACCTCGGCGAGTTCGGCTCGCAGGAGGCGGTGGCGCAGGCCAAGGGCGAGCTGCCCGAGTCGCTGCCCGCGGACGGCGTCGCAGTGCTCAACGGCGACGACCCGCTGGTCGCGGCGATGGCCGAGCGGACCAAGGCGCGCGTGGTGCTGGTCGGGGAGCGCCCCGACGCGCACGTGCGGGCCGAGGACATCGAGGTCGACGAGCAGGCGCGGCCGACGTTCACGCTGGTCACCGCCGAGGGCTCGGCGCGGGTGACGCTGCCGCTGTTCGGCGAGCACCACGTCGGCAACGCGCTGGCCGCCGCGGCGGTCGCGCTGGAGCTCGGCGCGACTATCGACGAGGTCGCCGAGCGGCTGAGCTCGGTGCGGCGGGTGTCCGCGCGGCGCATGGAGGTCAGCGAGACCTCCGACGGCGTCACCGTCGTCAACGACGCGTACAACGCGAACCCGGAGTCGGTGCGCGCCGCGCTGAAGACGCTGGCCGCGATGACCCGCGGCCGTCCCGGCCGGGCCTGGGCGGTGCTCGGGCCGATGGCCGAGCTCGGCGAGGCCGATGTCGAGGCGCACGACGAGATCGGGCGGCTGGCCGTCCGGCTGAACATCGACCGGCTGGTGGTGGTCGGCGAACAGGCCCAGGCGATGCACCAGGCGGCAACGCTGGAGGGTTCGTGGGGAGAGGAGTCGGTTCTGGTGCCGGACGTCGATGCGGCTGTCGCGCTGCTGCGCGCCGAGCTGCGTCCCGGTGACGTTGTCCTGACCAAGGCGTCGAACTCCGCAGGGTTGTGGCGGGTCGCCGACGCCTTGCTGACGGGAGGGGAGACGGCGTGA
- the mraY gene encoding phospho-N-acetylmuramoyl-pentapeptide-transferase — MKPILVAAAVALVISILFTPYLIRVFSRQGFGQEIREEVQSQHAAKRGTPTMGGVAILVAMWCGYLATHLIMGDQPTVTGLLVLGLTTALGIVGFLDDFIKIRKQRNLGLNKTAKLVGQLVAAVLFAILAIRFPNENGVTPASTELSFLRDISVISFGVIGFVIFAYVAISGWSNAVNFTDGMDGLAGGTAAMVLATYVLVSFWQLRNDCFAVSGPAPGCYTVRDPLDIAVVAAAAMAACVGFLWWNAAPAKIFMGDTGSLALGGLVAGLSMVTRTELLMIIIGGVFVVEALSVVLQIVVFRTTRRRLFRMAPFHHHFELAGWAETTVIIRFWVLAGISCMFGVGLFYADWLALAR; from the coding sequence GTGAAGCCGATCCTGGTGGCGGCCGCGGTCGCCCTCGTCATCTCGATCCTGTTCACCCCGTACCTGATCCGGGTCTTCTCCAGGCAGGGCTTCGGCCAGGAGATCCGCGAAGAGGTGCAGAGCCAGCACGCGGCCAAGCGCGGCACCCCGACCATGGGCGGGGTGGCGATCCTGGTCGCCATGTGGTGCGGCTACCTGGCCACCCACCTGATCATGGGCGATCAGCCCACCGTCACCGGGTTGCTGGTGCTGGGCCTGACCACCGCGCTGGGCATCGTCGGGTTCCTGGACGACTTCATCAAGATCCGCAAGCAGCGCAACCTCGGGCTGAACAAGACCGCGAAGCTGGTCGGCCAGCTGGTGGCCGCGGTGCTGTTCGCGATCCTGGCCATCCGGTTCCCGAACGAGAACGGCGTGACGCCCGCGTCCACGGAACTGTCGTTCCTGCGCGACATCTCGGTGATCTCCTTCGGCGTGATCGGGTTCGTGATCTTCGCCTACGTGGCGATCAGCGGCTGGTCCAACGCGGTCAACTTCACCGACGGCATGGACGGCCTGGCCGGCGGCACCGCGGCGATGGTGCTGGCCACCTACGTGCTGGTGTCGTTCTGGCAGCTGCGCAACGACTGCTTCGCCGTCTCCGGCCCGGCACCGGGCTGCTACACGGTGCGCGACCCGCTGGACATCGCGGTGGTCGCGGCGGCGGCGATGGCGGCCTGCGTCGGGTTCCTGTGGTGGAACGCGGCGCCGGCGAAGATCTTCATGGGCGACACCGGTTCGCTGGCGCTCGGCGGCCTGGTCGCCGGGCTGTCGATGGTCACCCGCACCGAGCTGCTGATGATCATCATCGGTGGTGTGTTCGTGGTCGAGGCGCTGTCGGTGGTGCTGCAGATCGTGGTGTTCCGGACCACCCGGCGCAGGTTGTTCCGGATGGCGCCGTTCCACCACCACTTCGAGCTGGCCGGCTGGGCGGAGACCACGGTGATCATCCGCTTCTGGGTGCTCGCCGGGATCAGCTGCATGTTCGGCGTCGGCCTGTTCTACGCGGACTGGCTCGCCCTGGCCCGGTAG
- the murD gene encoding UDP-N-acetylmuramoyl-L-alanine--D-glutamate ligase, which produces MRWGDDGVVASRFQGLQVLVAGAGVSGRSAAEALLAAGASVTVTDGSADRLAALASLQSQGAELVAGLAEPPPGTDLVVTSPGWRPDAPLLAAATAAGVEVIGEVELAWRLDREAENPATWLAVTGTNGKTTTVSMLEAVLRAAGVDVVACGNVGLPVVDAVRAGHAVLAVELSSFQLHWSESVEPHAAVVLNLAADHLDWHGDLESYGTAKAKIYAGNAVSVANADDEWSTRLVAAADGRTVSFTLGAPEQDQLGVENGQLVDRAFGDRVVLASLADVHPAGPHNVANALAAAALARAHGVQPGAVAEGLRAFQPGAHRSVPVAEAAGVSYVDDSKATNPHAADAALRAHPRVVWIAGGLLKGAEVDELVAANADRLTAAVLIGRDRAQFAAALARHAPDVPVREVSAGDDAGMLQAVRSAHEFASPGSVVLLAPAAASMDMFTDYAHRGRAFADAVREVLAETPTAPAHGG; this is translated from the coding sequence ATGAGATGGGGAGACGACGGCGTGGTGGCAAGCCGGTTCCAGGGATTGCAGGTGCTGGTGGCCGGGGCCGGGGTGTCCGGACGCTCGGCCGCCGAGGCGCTGCTCGCGGCGGGCGCGTCGGTGACCGTCACCGACGGCTCCGCCGATCGGCTCGCCGCCCTGGCCTCGTTGCAGTCGCAGGGCGCGGAGCTGGTGGCCGGGCTGGCCGAGCCGCCGCCCGGCACCGATCTGGTGGTCACCAGCCCGGGCTGGCGGCCGGACGCGCCGCTGCTGGCGGCCGCCACCGCCGCCGGCGTCGAGGTGATCGGCGAGGTCGAGCTGGCCTGGCGGCTGGACCGGGAGGCCGAGAACCCGGCCACCTGGCTCGCGGTCACCGGCACCAACGGCAAGACCACCACGGTCAGCATGCTGGAGGCGGTGCTGCGCGCGGCCGGGGTCGACGTGGTGGCCTGCGGCAACGTCGGGCTGCCGGTGGTCGACGCGGTCCGCGCCGGGCACGCGGTGCTGGCCGTGGAGCTGTCCAGCTTCCAGCTGCACTGGTCGGAGTCGGTCGAGCCGCACGCCGCGGTCGTGCTCAACCTGGCCGCCGATCACCTGGACTGGCACGGCGACCTGGAGTCCTACGGCACCGCCAAGGCCAAGATCTACGCGGGCAACGCGGTTTCGGTGGCCAACGCCGACGACGAGTGGTCGACCCGGCTGGTCGCCGCGGCGGACGGGCGGACGGTCTCCTTCACACTCGGCGCTCCGGAGCAGGACCAGCTCGGCGTCGAGAACGGGCAGCTGGTCGACCGGGCCTTCGGCGACCGGGTGGTGCTCGCGTCGCTGGCCGATGTGCACCCGGCGGGCCCGCACAACGTCGCCAACGCGCTGGCAGCGGCCGCGCTCGCGCGCGCCCACGGGGTGCAGCCGGGTGCGGTGGCCGAGGGCTTGCGGGCGTTCCAGCCCGGTGCCCACCGGTCGGTGCCGGTGGCCGAAGCCGCCGGTGTGTCCTATGTGGACGACTCGAAGGCGACCAACCCGCACGCCGCCGACGCCGCCCTGCGCGCGCACCCCCGCGTGGTGTGGATCGCGGGCGGCCTGCTCAAGGGCGCGGAGGTGGACGAGCTCGTCGCCGCCAACGCCGACCGGCTCACCGCCGCGGTGCTGATCGGCCGGGACCGGGCGCAGTTCGCCGCCGCACTGGCCCGACACGCCCCGGATGTGCCGGTCCGCGAGGTGTCGGCGGGGGACGATGCGGGCATGCTGCAAGCTGTCCGGTCGGCCCACGAGTTCGCGAGCCCGGGTTCGGTGGTGCTGCTCGCCCCGGCCGCCGCCTCGATGGACATGTTCACCGATTACGCCCACCGGGGCCGCGCTTTCGCCGACGCGGTGCGCGAAGTCCTCGCCGAAACCCCGACGGCGCCCGCGCACGGCGGGTGA
- the ftsW gene encoding putative lipid II flippase FtsW has product MPTATKTARGARKRAGLTVLSPLTAWLTRPLASFHLLLAVFGLLTVFGLVMVLSASSVDSFNKDGSSYTVFTKQVLFCIAGLVLFYAALRVPVKLMRRYSLILLTICLGLLALVLTPLGANVNGAQSWFIVAGVSFQPVEFAKVSFALWGAHVLVTKRGLMNQYRHLLVPVVPAALLMFTLVMLQPDLGSTITLFVVLLALLWFAGAPLRLFLMALLGAVTAGVTLAMVADYRMARITAFMDPMSDPTGNGFQARQALFALADGGLFGRGLGQGWSKWQYLPNVHNDFIFAVIGEELGFVGCAIVLALYGTTAYVGMRIAFRNTDPWIRLVSATLTTFLVGQAIINVGYVVGLLPTTGLPLPLISSGGSSVVTSMLVFGLLANFARHEPEAIAALRSLGPGRVGKLLRLPTPAPYRPPAKRRPARPTPRSRPGAKGSGAAATRRGGGDTRARGARSGPGSRAQTRGGHR; this is encoded by the coding sequence GTGCCCACCGCCACCAAGACCGCGCGCGGCGCGCGGAAGCGAGCCGGCCTGACCGTGCTGTCCCCGCTGACCGCGTGGCTGACCCGGCCGCTGGCGTCGTTCCACCTGCTGCTGGCGGTCTTCGGCCTGCTGACGGTCTTCGGCCTGGTGATGGTGCTTTCGGCTTCCAGCGTCGACTCGTTCAACAAGGACGGTTCGTCCTACACGGTCTTCACCAAGCAGGTGCTCTTCTGCATCGCCGGGCTGGTGCTTTTCTACGCGGCGCTGCGGGTGCCGGTGAAGCTGATGCGCCGCTACAGCCTGATCCTGCTCACCATCTGCCTGGGCCTGCTGGCACTGGTGCTCACCCCGCTCGGAGCCAACGTCAACGGCGCGCAGAGCTGGTTCATCGTGGCCGGGGTGTCCTTCCAGCCGGTGGAGTTCGCCAAGGTCTCCTTCGCGCTGTGGGGCGCGCACGTGCTGGTCACCAAGCGCGGCCTGATGAACCAGTACCGCCACCTGCTGGTGCCGGTGGTACCCGCCGCGCTGCTGATGTTCACGCTGGTGATGCTGCAGCCCGACCTCGGTTCGACGATCACGCTGTTCGTGGTGCTGCTGGCACTGCTGTGGTTCGCCGGGGCGCCGCTGCGGCTGTTCCTGATGGCGCTGCTGGGCGCGGTGACCGCCGGTGTGACGCTGGCCATGGTCGCCGACTACCGGATGGCGCGGATCACCGCGTTCATGGACCCGATGTCCGACCCGACCGGCAACGGCTTCCAGGCCCGGCAGGCGCTGTTCGCGCTGGCCGACGGCGGGCTGTTCGGCCGCGGGCTGGGGCAGGGCTGGTCGAAGTGGCAGTACCTGCCCAACGTGCACAACGACTTCATCTTCGCGGTGATCGGCGAGGAGCTCGGGTTCGTCGGCTGCGCGATCGTGCTGGCGCTCTACGGCACCACCGCCTACGTGGGCATGCGCATCGCGTTCCGCAACACCGACCCGTGGATCCGGCTGGTGTCGGCGACGCTGACCACCTTCCTGGTCGGCCAGGCGATCATCAACGTCGGCTACGTGGTGGGCCTGCTGCCCACCACCGGGCTGCCGCTGCCGCTGATCTCCTCCGGCGGATCGTCGGTGGTGACCAGCATGCTGGTGTTCGGCCTGCTCGCGAACTTCGCCCGGCACGAACCCGAGGCGATCGCCGCGCTACGGTCTTTGGGACCGGGCAGGGTCGGCAAGCTGCTGCGGCTGCCCACCCCGGCGCCGTACCGGCCGCCGGCCAAGCGTCGTCCGGCACGACCCACCCCACGAAGCCGACCGGGAGCGAAGGGCTCCGGCGCGGCGGCAACACGCCGGGGAGGCGGGGACACCCGCGCGCGCGGTGCGCGCAGCGGGCCCGGCTCCCGGGCGCAGACACGAGGAGGACACCGTTGA
- the murG gene encoding undecaprenyldiphospho-muramoylpentapeptide beta-N-acetylglucosaminyltransferase — protein sequence MDQGALGDPRGAAAARRPLSVVVAGGGTAGHVEPALALADAVRRLRPDARVTALGTERGLENRLVPARGYPLELIPPVPMPRKPNVDLLKLPLKVRDSVKQTRAVLDRVGADVVVGFGGYVSLPAYLAARGRVPIVVHEANARAGLANKVGAKFAERVLAATPDSGLPGAQTIGIPLRESITRLDRWALRAQARQHFGLHPHAPTILVFGGSQGARTLNTAFSGAAASLGRAGIGVLHAHGPKNTLAVQQIMGAPVYNAVPYLERMDLAYAAADLVVCRSGAMTVAEVSALGLPAVFVPLPHGNGEQALNAQPVVATGGARLVSDEDMTSQRVIDEIMPLALDPQRLQEMSRATLGTGHREADHVLAQIVLEVAGQ from the coding sequence ATCGACCAGGGCGCGCTGGGCGACCCCAGGGGTGCTGCCGCGGCACGGCGCCCGCTGTCGGTCGTGGTCGCCGGTGGCGGCACCGCCGGGCACGTCGAGCCCGCGCTGGCGCTGGCCGACGCGGTGCGCAGGCTGCGGCCGGACGCCAGGGTGACCGCGCTGGGCACCGAGCGCGGCCTGGAGAACCGGCTGGTGCCCGCGCGCGGCTACCCGCTGGAGCTGATCCCGCCGGTGCCGATGCCCCGCAAGCCCAACGTCGACCTGCTGAAGCTGCCGCTGAAGGTGCGGGATTCGGTGAAGCAGACCCGCGCGGTGCTCGACCGCGTCGGCGCGGACGTGGTGGTCGGCTTCGGCGGTTACGTGTCGCTGCCGGCCTACCTGGCCGCCCGCGGCCGGGTGCCGATCGTGGTGCACGAGGCGAACGCGCGCGCGGGCCTGGCGAACAAGGTCGGCGCGAAGTTCGCCGAGCGGGTGCTGGCGGCGACCCCGGACAGCGGTCTGCCGGGCGCGCAGACCATCGGGATCCCGCTGCGCGAGTCCATCACCAGGCTGGACCGCTGGGCGCTGCGGGCGCAGGCCCGCCAGCACTTCGGGCTGCACCCGCACGCGCCGACGATCCTGGTGTTCGGCGGTTCGCAGGGAGCCCGCACGCTGAACACGGCGTTCTCCGGTGCGGCTGCGTCGCTGGGCCGGGCCGGGATCGGCGTGCTGCACGCGCACGGCCCGAAGAACACCCTCGCGGTGCAGCAGATCATGGGCGCGCCGGTCTACAACGCGGTGCCCTACCTGGAGCGGATGGACCTGGCCTACGCGGCCGCGGACCTGGTGGTGTGCCGGTCCGGGGCGATGACGGTCGCCGAGGTCTCCGCGCTCGGGCTGCCCGCGGTGTTCGTGCCGCTGCCGCACGGCAACGGCGAGCAGGCGCTCAACGCGCAGCCGGTGGTGGCCACCGGCGGGGCGCGGCTGGTGTCCGACGAGGACATGACCTCGCAGCGGGTGATCGACGAGATCATGCCGCTGGCGCTGGACCCGCAGCGGCTGCAGGAGATGAGCCGCGCGACCCTCGGCACCGGGCACCGGGAGGCCGACCACGTGCTGGCGCAGATCGTGCTGGAGGTGGCCGGCCAGTGA